The genomic window ACGGTGAATCCTCACTGCCTTTCGCGGAGCTGACTTCCCGTCTCTATTTGTTCCACTGCGAGGATGAGAGGCCCGAAACAGGGCGGCCACCGGAGGCGGCGGAAGTGACGAAAGTGGAGCAGATGGCGATCGCGAGCTGGGCGGCGTCTCGAGTTCCGCCGGCTGGAGCAACCGACGACAAGCCCGTTATCGGGGAGCCTGCATCGCGCTCCGGGGATTGAACGGCTTTCCGGATGAAGCACAGGTTGCGCTTCGGCATAAAAAAAGCCCCGACGAGCGGGGCTTTTTTGGCTTTGAGCCAGTGAGGGCAGTAGTGTCCGGTATTACCAGATGACTACGCGTTCCTCTTCCGGCAGGTACATGCCGTCACCTTCCTTCACATCAAATGCGCTATAGAACGCGTCGATGTTCGGCAGGACGCCCTGTACCCGGTACTTGGCCGGCGAGTGCGGATCAGTCTTGAGGCGCTCGCTCAGGGCCTCGTCACGCATCTTGCTGCGCCATACCTGAGCCCAGCCCATGAACACGCGCTGGTCGCCGGTAAAGCCGTCGATTACCGGAGCGTCCTGTCCGTTCAGGGACATCTTGTACGCCTTGTGGGCAATGCCGAGACCGGAGAGGTCACCGATATTCTCGCCGAGGGTCAGCTCGCCGTTCACGTGTTCGCCTTCCAGGGGCTCAAAGCCGCTGTACTGGGCGACCAGCTTGCCGGTCAGCTGCTCGAAGTTATTGCGGTCACTGTCAGTCCACCAGTTATTCAGGTAGCCCTTGCCGTCGAACTTGGAGCCCTTATCGTCGAAACCGTGGCCGATCTCGTGGCCGATCACACCGCCGATACCACCGTAGTTCACGGCATCCTCAGCATTCACGTTAAAGAACGGCGGCTGCAGGATGGCGGCCGGGAACACGATCTCGTTCATCGCCGGGTTGTAGTAAGCGTTAACAGTTTGCGGGCTCATGCCCCACTCGCCGCGATCCAGTGGCTTACCCAGCTTGCTGCGATCGTAGAGGGTTTCGAACAGGTTGGCGGCCAGGACGTTGCCGGCCAGGTTGTCTTCACTGACCTGGAGATCGCTGTAGTCCCGCCACTCATCCGGGTAGCCAATCTTGGTGGTGAAGTTGGCGAGTTTGTCGAGTGCCTGCTGCTTGGTGTCCTCGCTCATCCAGCTCAGGGATTCGATGGACTCGCGGTACGCGGCCTTCAGGTTGTCCACCAGCTCCACCATGCGCGCCTTGGCTTCCGGCGGGAAGTACTTTTCCACGTAGCGCTGGCCGACCAGCTCACCGACGGATCCATTGACGAACTGTACCGCACGCTTCCAGCGCGGTTCCATTTCCTCTACACCACGAATGGTGGTGCCGTAGAAATCGAACTGTGCATCGGCCAGTTCACCGTGCATGTAAGGCGCCATGGCAGTCAGTACTTTGATCTTCAGGTAGCGCTTCCAGGTGGCGAGATCGGTATCGGTGATAATGGCATTGGCAGCTTCCAGGTATTCCGGCTGGCCGACCATAAAGCTTTCCGCTTTTTCCAGGTGTGCTTTCTGCAGGTAGCTGTCCCAGTCAACCGCCGGCATCATTGCCTTGAGGTCGGCCACGGTTTTCTTGTTGTAGTACTTTTCCGGATCGCGGTTTTCCACCCGGGTGCGGTGGTGTTCAGCCAGGCTCTTTTCCAGAGCGTAGATTTTGTCTGCATAGCCAGAAGCATCCTCGAGACCTGCGATATCCTGGACTTTTACCAGGTAATCCATATAGGCCTGCTGCAGCTTCTTGGCTTTTTCGGTGTCATCGAAGTAGTAGTCGCGATCCGGCAGGCCCAGGCCAGCCTGCCACATGACAGTGATGTAATTCTCTACATCCTTGAGGTCCTGCCAGATACCCGCACCGAAAGGCGCGTCGTAACCAACGGTATCTGCGTAGGCAAAGAAATCGGTCAGGTCGTTAACGGACTTGATGGCATCGACTTTGGCCAGTTCAGCGGAAATGGCTTCAAGGCCCTTCTCCTCGACCAGCTTCTCATTCATAAAGCTGTTGTACAGGTCGCCGATCTGTTTGGCATCGCTGCTGTCGGCATTCTCGCCGGCTTCCATGATCAGGGCCTTAACCTCTTCGGTGGCCTTGTCACGCAGGATGCTGAAGCCACCCCAGCGGGACTTGTCCGAGGGGATCTCGGTGTTCTGCAGCCAGCTGCCATTGACGTAGGTGAAGAAGTCGTCCTGCGGCCGTACGGAGGTGTCCATTGCGGACAGGTCGATACCTGATCCGAGTTCGACCTTGGCTACAGATTCGGTCACTTCGGCAGTGGGCTTGCCGGCTTCTTCGGCCATTTTCGGCGCTTCAGACTTGGAACAGCCGGCGATCGCACCGGCAATAGCGAGGGGTAGCAGTAGTTTTTTCATAAGGTTACTTCGTTGTTCGATGAATTATTGTCCTCCCGGATAGTACGCGGTGGTGATGCAGATTCGCAACCGGGGGGCGGCAAGCAGTGCGGCGGGGGCGTTGAGCTGATGGGTGACGGTCTCAGCAGAAACAAAAAAGCCCCGCAGTGGCGGGGCTTTCGAGGTCCTCGAGGGGGGACGATCAGTCTGGCAGTCGGAAGGTGATCGGCACCGTGAACTGATAGGTGTCTTTCACCAGCTGCGGCGGCGCGGCAGGGTAGGGGCCGGCGCGCTCCACAGCTTCGCGGGCCTCCCGGTTTAGGGTTGCGTAGCGGGACTCCTGCAGAGTCTGGATTTCCCGGATCTGGCCCCTGGAGTCAATCGACACGTTGATCCGCACGCTACCTTCCTGGCCGCGCTCCTGGGCGCGCTTGGGGTAGCGGATGAACTTGTAAGTGTGGCGCAGCAGCATGGAGTGGTAGATCTGCCGGGCCAGGATCATGTCTGCGGTCAGCGGGGCCTCGTCTTCTTCGTCCAGTTCCGGCTCGGCGGAGGCCTTCGGCTGCGGACGGCGCTGGGCCGGGGCGGGCTTGTTCGGCGTCGGCTGGCTGGCCGTTCTTGCAGCGGCTTCATTCGCGGCATTGCCTACAGAAGCCAGCGAAGGCGGTGGGATATCGGCGGCCAGCTTGGGCTTCTTCACTGCTGGAGCGGCGGCGACAGCCGGCTTGCTCGCTTCCGGTTCTTCTGCCTTGGCTTCAGCTTGTGCGTCCAGGCTCGCGGTTACGTCGGCAACCCGATCTGCGGAGGGTTCCAGTAGCTCATAGGAGCCCAGCAGGCCGGAGTCCACATTGCCGTTGGCCAGCAGACCGTCACGGAAATCGGTGGA from Microbulbifer aggregans includes these protein-coding regions:
- a CDS encoding M13 family metallopeptidase; translation: MKKLLLPLAIAGAIAGCSKSEAPKMAEEAGKPTAEVTESVAKVELGSGIDLSAMDTSVRPQDDFFTYVNGSWLQNTEIPSDKSRWGGFSILRDKATEEVKALIMEAGENADSSDAKQIGDLYNSFMNEKLVEEKGLEAISAELAKVDAIKSVNDLTDFFAYADTVGYDAPFGAGIWQDLKDVENYITVMWQAGLGLPDRDYYFDDTEKAKKLQQAYMDYLVKVQDIAGLEDASGYADKIYALEKSLAEHHRTRVENRDPEKYYNKKTVADLKAMMPAVDWDSYLQKAHLEKAESFMVGQPEYLEAANAIITDTDLATWKRYLKIKVLTAMAPYMHGELADAQFDFYGTTIRGVEEMEPRWKRAVQFVNGSVGELVGQRYVEKYFPPEAKARMVELVDNLKAAYRESIESLSWMSEDTKQQALDKLANFTTKIGYPDEWRDYSDLQVSEDNLAGNVLAANLFETLYDRSKLGKPLDRGEWGMSPQTVNAYYNPAMNEIVFPAAILQPPFFNVNAEDAVNYGGIGGVIGHEIGHGFDDKGSKFDGKGYLNNWWTDSDRNNFEQLTGKLVAQYSGFEPLEGEHVNGELTLGENIGDLSGLGIAHKAYKMSLNGQDAPVIDGFTGDQRVFMGWAQVWRSKMRDEALSERLKTDPHSPAKYRVQGVLPNIDAFYSAFDVKEGDGMYLPEEERVVIW
- a CDS encoding TonB family protein, producing the protein MKPIKILIALMVFATAVTAQAAPLLNGLALEQQFNKDRYIAAVYSDTLADSANVLLDNNTTRKLEVRIIADGLSARRFRNQWMEAIAINNSGDVLSGQAENMVTFANLFKGRFYKGDQLSVAFDGNSGRTTVSLNGVKMGQIADRNFFNTLLRAWVGPVPPSTDFRDGLLANGNVDSGLLGSYELLEPSADRVADVTASLDAQAEAKAEEPEASKPAVAAAPAVKKPKLAADIPPPSLASVGNAANEAAARTASQPTPNKPAPAQRRPQPKASAEPELDEEDEAPLTADMILARQIYHSMLLRHTYKFIRYPKRAQERGQEGSVRINVSIDSRGQIREIQTLQESRYATLNREAREAVERAGPYPAAPPQLVKDTYQFTVPITFRLPD